A region from the Pseudomonadota bacterium genome encodes:
- the dusB gene encoding tRNA dihydrouridine synthase DusB, with amino-acid sequence MLTIGNLALSFPCMLAPMAGVSDLPFRLITRAFGAPLAFTEMIDVNSLSHKDKRTLHMLSSTPDDRPLGIQLLGNDREHILKALDVLGGYGFDLLDFNAACPAAKVVKKGKGAALLREPRKMRELLKVMVDHSKVPVTVKIRTGWDADSVNAREVALYAEDAGISALFIHGRTKTQGYSGTVDYRVIKEVKDALKIPVIASGDNISVPFIIKMFDETGCDGVAVARGSLGNPWIFREIIRFFQDGAYCEMPDIQERIAVMKTHLNLSVQHWGEKRGVASFHKFFIWYTRGLRGMKLLRDRTIRLHRADELLEAVESLRAYVEKD; translated from the coding sequence ATGCTTACGATCGGTAACCTTGCACTATCATTCCCCTGCATGCTTGCCCCTATGGCAGGGGTGAGTGACCTGCCTTTCCGCCTTATTACCCGTGCCTTTGGTGCTCCCCTCGCTTTTACGGAAATGATTGATGTAAACTCTTTGAGCCATAAGGACAAGAGGACACTCCACATGCTCTCCTCAACCCCTGATGACCGGCCTCTGGGCATTCAGTTGCTGGGTAACGACAGAGAACATATTTTGAAGGCCCTTGATGTCCTTGGTGGATATGGGTTTGACCTTCTCGATTTTAACGCTGCATGCCCTGCGGCCAAGGTTGTAAAGAAAGGAAAAGGGGCAGCGCTCCTCAGAGAACCACGCAAAATGAGAGAACTCCTCAAGGTGATGGTTGACCATTCAAAAGTCCCTGTGACTGTAAAGATCAGGACAGGATGGGACGCCGATTCGGTGAACGCACGGGAAGTTGCTCTCTATGCTGAAGATGCCGGCATCAGTGCACTATTTATCCATGGGAGAACAAAGACCCAGGGGTATAGCGGAACAGTAGATTACCGTGTGATAAAAGAGGTAAAAGATGCCTTGAAAATACCTGTCATTGCCAGCGGCGATAACATATCAGTGCCGTTTATTATAAAGATGTTTGACGAGACCGGCTGCGATGGTGTTGCCGTTGCCCGTGGTTCTCTTGGAAATCCCTGGATATTCAGGGAAATAATCCGATTCTTTCAGGATGGCGCGTATTGCGAAATGCCGGATATACAAGAGCGTATAGCTGTGATGAAGACCCATCTGAACCTGTCTGTTCAACATTGGGGAGAAAAAAGGGGTGTGGCAAGCTTTCACAAATTCTTTATCTGGTACACGAGGGGGCTCCGTGGCATGAAACTGCTCCGTGACAGGACCATCAGATTGCACAGGGCGGATGAACTCCTTGAGGCCGTTGAATCACTAAGAGCTTACGTTGAAAAAGATTAG
- a CDS encoding DUF465 domain-containing protein, translating into MDENKSKEEMYNEARILHKSLDEKLQMLQAKPYLMEDEELEVKLLKKKKLYFKDMMERIKAELQEK; encoded by the coding sequence ATGGATGAAAACAAAAGCAAAGAGGAAATGTACAACGAAGCACGGATTCTGCACAAATCACTTGATGAGAAATTGCAGATGCTTCAGGCGAAACCTTATCTGATGGAGGATGAGGAACTGGAGGTAAAGCTCCTCAAGAAGAAAAAGCTTTATTTTAAGGATATGATGGAAAGGATTAAAGCAGAACTGCAGGAAAAATAA